In the genome of Candidatus Bathyarchaeia archaeon, the window AGCCTTGCAGATAGCCATGAGGGATTTTATAAGCGACCATAAATGGCGAGGTGGAGCGGCCACTAGTACCGGCGCAATAGTCCTAATATACGACCATGAGGTCCCAGGCATAGAGGAGGCTCTAACCAGTGTGCAGCACAACTATAAACACATAGTTAACTCTACCATGCACCTCCATCTTGAAGGGGAAAGCTGTCTTGAGATCATAGCAGTTAAGGGAAGGAGCCTAGAGATAGAAAGCCTCGCGAATGAGTTGGTGACCAAGAAGGGGATAAAACAGTTTAAGGTAGCAGTTGTGGCAATATAGCGGCTGAATAGCTAACCGTCTTTTATCAGTTAC includes:
- the nikR gene encoding nickel-responsive transcriptional regulator NikR — its product is MVKGVTRISISLPDDLRREFDETVEAAGYGDRSKALQIAMRDFISDHKWRGGAATSTGAIVLIYDHEVPGIEEALTSVQHNYKHIVNSTMHLHLEGESCLEIIAVKGRSLEIESLANELVTKKGIKQFKVAVVAI